One genomic region from Anopheles bellator chromosome 2, idAnoBellAS_SP24_06.2, whole genome shotgun sequence encodes:
- the LOC131207297 gene encoding centromere protein J codes for MADSPRSILARLEQLKKWQEEQQRVLLEKHIAQQQLLEQEQHKMYEVLGLQQLTVDDDEQVSFQEDSDSEPEYEETNLEAQLAFERIKPANVDNNESTFRTSNANIPSLEPKGDAPRRNLPKKPYLKRGEGLRTRFRVDPDKFKLDNLPKYKFANHNRDRINRKLGAKRDASNRADELGGTDPKTLPVAKPTRVDSVRVDTKTKTTDTKPRNRSEAGIVLDVNRVQEKKLKVPARQGGSLPGVNVDPPTGDCMANLVNLVKQSFPEPVKGPHKQTDIVPNAPWKRQLDPASSGSKEQRELNFFELLEQKVVGKSFNSNSSSILRFIASNDSTACELTTMTQDDGGCAQLEIVGPLVHRGEIGTIDCISPGPSKVVAMMENDSDASDTETDDEDEQGHVRFADDATHHGSDATADDHESILGMKAMALSKMSTPNNKFTQRSESFEQTGSSSESDQSDDCSENEPTDNGQSDREETAVPNTDDDTLRGEILAKSELLKERLAELEREIDSYRRENAELIRAKQDHEMERLKLQQDREEQEERLADERIKMEVYFHDERMKIESERKQALREAQKPNRKDRDEILRLTDELAEARQHQKEREAKHSASLARFRAQAKTVEKDLQEVRLELEVLKKDNRRLETENARLKRQNNSRMLVEINRNIAKLAEGNGEQREGKPSPESDHKPSARGDGSDKQTMAPANNGTIRARTVQITERNVRVPQTKAKVMKHLSTHGRQPTVVAPIKRGSSVPMMHITDASSETDENDENNRLAGRRYTMHTKRVSSDEDDFSDDDNEEQNEMQGEDSSSALQDGDGHQETSPYFTNPPTVRKTLFNAVRAPSHPGIGGLVRKEDKPSQEEAKGNTSNARTAEATEVMKSLKKEIVHSDGSREIRFPNGNIKKISPDGLTIRMQYFNKDIKETNVSEGTTKYYYSETGTWRTTYLDGLEITEFPNGQREHLFKDGSTEVHFPNGSIRTTNPNSVDIAEEWKYHDGTTMIIRKNGDKEISLPNGQVEIQTKAHKRRIYPDGTVKYVYPDGSQESRYSNGRVRLKDKDGRLVSDTGGAGSNW; via the exons TGAAGCTCAGCTAGCGTTCGAGCGCATCAAACCTGCCAACGTCGACAACAATGAGAGTACTTTCCGTACTTCGAACGCCAACATTCCTTCTTTGGAACCGAAAGGAGACGCTCCGCGAAGGAACCTTCCGAAAAAACCGTATTTGAAGCGAGGAGAAGGTTTGCGAACCAGGTTTAGAGTGGATCCGGATAAGTTTAAGTTGGACAATTTGCCAAAATACAAATTTGCGAATCACAATAGGGATCGAATCAATCGCAAGCTGGGAGCAAAGCGTGATGCAAGCAATCGTGCAGATGAACTCGGAGGCACCGACCCGAAAACATTGCCAGTGGCCAAACCGACACGCGTGGACTCGGTCAGAGTGgatacaaaaacgaaaacaaccgATACGAAGCCGCGAAACAGGAGTGAGGCAGGAATCGTTCTCGACGTGAACCGAGTGCAGGAGAAGAAACTAAAAGTACCCGCACGACAGGGAGGCTCCCTTCCCGGCGTGAACGTAGATCCACCGACCGGAGACTGTATGGCGAATTTGGTGAACCTGGTAAAACAATCTTTCCCCGAACCGGTGAAGGGGCCGCACAAACAGACCGACATCGTCCCGAATGCTCCATGGAAAAGGCAACTGGACCCGGCATCGAGCGGCAGTAAAGAGCAACGGGAATTGAACTTTTTCGAACTCCTCGAACAGAAGGTGGTTGGTAAGAGTTTTAATTCCAATTCCAGTAGCATATTGCGTTTCATTGCTTCAAATGATAGCACCGCGTGCGAgttgacgacgatgacgcagGACGACGGAGGATGCGCTCAGTTGGAAATCGTCGGTCCACTGGTACACCGAGGGGAGATCGGAACGATTGATTGCATCTCTCCAGGGCCCTCCAAGGTGGTCGCCATGATGGAAAATGATTCCGACGCAAGCGACACGGAAACGGATGATGAAGACGAGCAGGGACACGTTCGCTTCGCTGACGATGCAACACATCACGGTTCCGACGCTACCGCTGATGACCACGAATCGATTCTGGGCATGAAGGCGATGGCACTGAGTAAAATGTCAACACCgaacaataaatttacacaACGTTCTGAATCGTTCGAACAAACAGGGTCGTCCAGTGAGAGCGACCAGTCGGATGATTGTTCGGAAAACGAACCGACGGACAACGGACAGAGCGACCGGGAAGAAACGGCCGTACCGAACACTGACGACGACACTCTTCGCGGTGAGATTCTGGCCAAAAGTGAACTGCTTAAGGAACGACTAGCCGAACTCGAGCGTGAGATTGATAGCTATCGGCGCGAGAATGCAGAGTTGATACGGGCCAAACAAGATCACGAAATGGAACGGCTCAAACTGCAGCAGGACCGCGAGGAGCAGGAGGAACGTTTGGCCGACGAGCGCATCAAAATGGAAGTATACTTTCACGACGAACGAATGAAGATCGAATCGGAACGAAAGCAAGCACTGCGCGAGGCCCAAAAGCCGAATCGAAAAGATCGCGACGAAATTCTACGGCTCACCGACGAGTTGGCGGAGGCGCGCCAGCACCAAAAAGagcgcgaagcgaagcacAGTGCATCGTTGGCTCGGTTTCGGGCGCAGGcaaaaacagtggaaaaagaTCTGCAGGAAGTGCGTTTGGAATTGGAGGTGCTAAAGAAGGACAACCGGCGattggaaacggaaaatgcgCGCCTCAAGCGACAAAACAATAGTCGCATGCTGGTGGAgataaatcgaaacattgcCAAGCTGGCTGAAGGAAACGGCGAGCAAAGGGAAGGCAAACCATCCCCTGAAAGCGACCATAAGCCATCGGCGAGAGGAGATGGCtccgacaaacaaacaatggccCCGGCAAACAACGGAACGATTAGAGCGCGGACGGTACAGATCACTGAGCGGAATGTGCGAGTGCCGCAGACGAAAGCTAAGGTGATGAAACATCTGTCGACTCACGGTCGTCAGCCAACGGTGGTAGCTCCCATCAAACGCGGCAGCTCGGTGCCGATGATGCATATTACCGATGCAAGTTCGGAAACGGACGAGAATGACGAAAATAATCGTTTGGCAGGCAGGCGCTACACAATGCACACAAAGCGAGTTTCGTCAGACGAAGATGATTTTTCCGACGACGATAACGAAGAGCAGAATGAGATGCAGGGGGAGGACTCCAGCTCCGCGCTGCAGGACGGCGATGGTCATCAGGAAACGTCACCCTATTTTACGAACCCACCAACGGTACGTAAAACACTTTTTAACGCTGTGAGGGCTCCAAGTCATCCCGGCATCGGTGGCTTAGTGCGAAAAGAGGACAAACCAAGCCAGGAAGAGGCCAAAGGTAACACGTCTAACGCTCGTACAGCAGAAGCGACTGAGGTGATGAAGAGTTTGAAGAAGGAGATAGTACACTCGGACGGGAGCAGAGAAATAAGGTTCCCGAACGGCAATATAAAGAAAATATCACCCGACGGACTGACGATTCGGATGCAGTATTTTAACAAGGACATCAAAGAGACGAACGTGTCCGAGGGTACGACGAAATACTACTACTCCGAAACCGGCACCTGGCGCACGACCTATCTCGATGGGCTCGAGATAACAGAGTTTCCGAA TGGTCAAAGGGAACACCTCTTCAAGGATGGATCGACAGAGGTACACTTTCCGAACGGTTCGATACGCACGACAAACCCGAACAGTGTTGATATTGCCGAGGAGTGGAAATACCACGACGGAACCACGATGATCATACGGAAGAACGGCGACAAAGAGATTTCGCTTCCGAACGGTCAGGTGGAAATACAGACAAAGGCCCACAAGCGACGTATCTATCCTGATGGAACTGTCAAGTATGTCTACCCGGATGGCAGCCAGGAATCACGCTATTCGAATGGTCGCGTGCGGTTAAAGGATAAGGACGGGCGATTAGTTTCCGATACGGGTGGCGCTGGTAGCAACTGGTAG
- the LOC131208967 gene encoding large ribosomal subunit protein mL44, with the protein MLLFNFSRALLRNSQRLDVGRHRDVHRWVAPTLRELRRRREKMGPEAALPRSSYTDWNYGAEIFAFGKRLHESFDSGVLQQAFTHRSFIEQEKRKQTAVGIDDPVLGVSDNQELITQGHTLIQQYVEAFLLTALPRLPRHFVYSIRDALTSEMQLAHLSSHLGTKDIILSAEFPVGEPLLASTLKAIVAALHRSSGDERCFLFVRDFLCTTLHQRDLFEYLSIADPLAMLREYCKEKGLSEPEPRLIGSAGQNTLLAVHNVGIYCDRKLLGTGFGEEQTIAVQEAARDCLRQLFGTELHMKPIDFNLQLSDCTSHLAQRDTQQAANQ; encoded by the coding sequence ATGTTGCTATTCAACTTTTCGCGCGCACTATTACGCAATAGCCAACGGCTCGACGTGGGCCGGCATCGGGATGTACACCGGTGGGTAGCACCAACGTTACGGGAgcttcgccgtcgccgcgaaAAGATGGGCCCAGAAGCCGCCCTACCGCGCTCGTCGTATACGGATTGGAACTATGGTGCGGAAATTTTCGCCTTCGGTAAACGGTTGCACGAAAGTTTCGACTCCGGTGTCCTGCAGCAGGCCTTCACGCACCGGTCCTTCATCGAGCAGGAGAAACGCAAACAGACCGCAGTCGGTATCGATGACCCGGTGCTAGGGGTAAGCGATAACCAGGAGCTGATAACACAAGGCCACACGTTGATCCAACAGTATGTTGAGGCGTTCTTGCTAACGGCCTTGCCGCGATTACCACGCCATTTCGTTTACTCTATCCGGGACGCGCTTACGTCTGAAATGCAACTGGCTCACCTATCGTCCCACCTGGGCACCAAGGATATTATTCTCAGTGCGGAATTCCCGGTCGGTGAGCCACTATTGGCATCGACGCTAAAAGCCATCGTAGCCGCGCTGCATCGATCATCCGGTGACGAACGGTGTTTCCTGTTCGTGCGTGATTTTCTCTGCACTACACTTCACCAACGTGACCTGTTCGAGTATCTGTCCATCGCCGATCCTCTCGCTATGCTGCGAGAGTACTGCAAAGAGAAAGGGCTgtccgaacccgaaccgcggCTCATCGGTAGCGCAGGGCAGAACACGCTCCTCGCGGTGCACAACGTCGGTATCTACTGTGATCGCAAACTTTTAGGGACGGGCTTCGGCGAGGAGCAAACGATCGCTGTGCAAGAAGCGGCACGTGACTGCCTGCGGCAGCTGTTCGGCACCGAACTGCACatgaaaccgatcgatttcAACCTACAGCTTTCGGACTGCACATCCCATCTAGCCCAGCGTGACACGCAACAGGCGGCGAATCAGTGA